Part of the Sulfuricurvum kujiense DSM 16994 genome, AACATACGCATCTTCCATACTGCATACAATCAGATTCGGGTTTTGTGTCAAATGTTCTATTGACTCTTTAAGTGTCAAATTGTGCCCGTCTTCGTCATTCCATCCACCTATAGTTGTTAATAATACAAACGATTGAGGAGTGTTTGGGAGCTTTTCGATAATATCATGGATATGTGCGGAAGCAATAATATGGAAGGTATATTTAGGGTAATTGACGAGATGTTTTCGGATATCGGCTTCAATCGATTTATACGTCGTAGAATCGTCACCGAGAATCCAAATATCTCTCGTTTGGGGCGAAAACTGCCGTATTAATTCAATATTTTGGACAATATCTTTGGTTTCATACACTCCGGTATATCGTAAAGGATCAATCGTTTTGGCAAGTGAGAGATCGTTGACACCGGAGAAGAAGACGGGAGAATGCCGAAACAGCCGGTTCCCATGATTTAGAAAAAATTTCAACGCGTTATCGTCTGTCACATAAACGGCGTCTGGAAGATAGTTTTTATATTTTGTTTCCAGATACGTTAAAAAAAACTTCTGATACTCTTCTGAGAATTCAAGCCGCTTCGTATCCAAATATTCCACTGATATCTCAATGGGTAAAGGAAAATTATCTTTTAACTCAGAAACAAAGCTCTCATTTTGACGTTTTGTCCATTCATATTCCTGCGAATAAGAGTGAAGGATAAAAATGCGTTTTTTTACCGCTGTATTTCCATGCAAGGACAAAAATAAAAGAGCAATCAAAACTATAGATTTAAACATAAAAATTTTGCCTTTCGCTTGTTTTTCATAGTAACACAATATTGTTGAAATTTAAAAATAATGATGGAAAAGAGAAGAAGGAAGAGGGAAAGTATTTTATGTTTCCCGCAAAAGCGGGAAGAGAGGATTTACATCCCAAGTTTTGCTTTAGCTTCTTTGGCGTATTTGATACCCAAATCCCAAGCTTTGTTGTTCACTTCGTGAACTTTTTTCGGTACTTTCGAAAGCATAACCTCTTTCAAGGTTTCCGGTTCCAAAACTCCGGTAAATTCGTTTGTAATACCGAGTGCAACAACCGATTGGGTAATAACGTTTCCGACCTCTTCTTTTGCGATCGTAATAATCGGAATCTCAACGATGATCCATTTTTTACGGTCTTCTTCCGTCGGATGAACCAGGTTCGGTTCAACGACGATGATTCCGCCCGGTTTAACACCGTTTTTGAACTGTTGGTAGCTTACGTTTGCAACGGAAAGCATGAAATCGATTTCACCCTCATTTGCGTACGGGTAGAAAATTTCGTTATCATCAAGGGTGATATCAACAACCGTTGCCCCACCGCGAACTTGTGACGTA contains:
- a CDS encoding ABC transporter substrate-binding protein, translated to MEYLDTKRLEFSEEYQKFFLTYLETKYKNYLPDAVYVTDDNALKFFLNHGNRLFRHSPVFFSGVNDLSLAKTIDPLRYTGVYETKDIVQNIELIRQFSPQTRDIWILGDDSTTYKSIEADIRKHLVNYPKYTFHIIASAHIHDIIEKLPNTPQSFVLLTTIGGWNDEDGHNLTLKESIEHLTQNPNLIVCSMEDAYVTGGVIGGFVTSGTSQGKHAADLVVRYLKGEDLKSIHSVLKSPNIYMFDHDAFKNSRLILSEYTVRDAVILHKEKSFFERFHEIILDVTFITFVLFFVFIVAVIFMLHQKNNQIETLKIALREKNSEEQND
- a CDS encoding 2-oxoacid:acceptor oxidoreductase family protein; this encodes MRHTIRFTGVGGQGVLLAGEIMAAAKIKLGGHGLKTATYTSQVRGGATVVDITLDDNEIFYPYANEGEIDFMLSVANVSYQQFKNGVKPGGIIVVEPNLVHPTEEDRKKWIIVEIPIITIAKEEVGNVITQSVVALGITNEFTGVLEPETLKEVMLSKVPKKVHEVNNKAWDLGIKYAKEAKAKLGM